One Nostoc punctiforme PCC 73102 DNA window includes the following coding sequences:
- a CDS encoding FAD/NAD(P)-binding protein produces the protein MNPSFLTAQTPTTIAIVGGGFSGSLVATHLLKTASQPLTIKLIERSHQMGKGIAYSTNTNCHLLNVSAGNMSAFARDPGHLLRWLQYNRNELASFFPEEVNASSFIPRKVYGLYIQSILAEAEATAPSDVRLERLTDEVVGVQPEGKGAIVSLRSGLCFAADKVVLALGNSPSAPPAIKNADSNNESYLRNAWSADALADLDLDAPVLLIGTGLTMVDMVLSLHDRQHRGKIYAISRRGLFPQKHQAAKPYPSFLTPETSPKSVRGWLHRLRAEVEVAAAQGYDWRSVIDSLRPITQKIWQKLPTEEQQRFLRHLTPYWDVHRHRIAPKVADVVTEMLDSGQLNISAGRIREYQALPDGVAVTVCQRKTHANTVLHVHRVVNCTGVAADYRRSPHPLIADLRSQGLIRPNAIGLGLDADAHGALYTADSNVSTLLYTLGTPRKGDLWETIAVPELRVQAQELSQALLQSLPVRVRPIPTMLLNKETGDGGSQIPQSSLLFRQLFDPETSSYTYLIADRQTGDAVLVDPVLEQVDRDLQSLDELGLKLRYCLETHLHADHITGAGKLRQQTGCQVIVPQNPAVTKADRSLVGGEIIDVGSVAIEAIFTPGHSASHIAYLVNKTHLLTGDALFIRGCGRTDFQGGDPGTLYDVVTQSLFTLPDDTLVYPAHDYKGRTVSTIGEEKRFNPRFSDSYGALRERSRSQFITIMNNLKLSYPQKMNATVPANEYCGDFIPQDSLNPAMSLATDEEKKQIEITVMTNTEIYNDYFAMYI, from the coding sequence ATGAACCCTAGTTTTTTGACTGCCCAGACTCCAACCACGATCGCTATTGTTGGTGGAGGCTTTAGCGGTTCTCTAGTTGCTACCCACTTATTGAAAACTGCCAGCCAACCTCTCACCATTAAGCTGATTGAGCGCAGTCATCAAATGGGGAAGGGAATTGCCTACAGCACCAATACCAACTGTCATTTGCTGAATGTATCGGCCGGAAACATGAGTGCATTTGCTCGCGATCCCGGACATCTGCTGCGTTGGCTTCAGTACAATCGCAACGAATTAGCGTCATTTTTTCCTGAAGAAGTCAATGCTAGTAGCTTCATTCCCCGCAAGGTCTATGGTTTATACATTCAGTCGATTTTAGCAGAAGCAGAAGCCACAGCACCTAGTGATGTACGACTAGAACGTTTGACCGATGAGGTCGTGGGGGTACAGCCTGAAGGAAAAGGCGCGATCGTCTCTCTGCGTAGTGGTCTCTGTTTTGCCGCAGATAAAGTTGTGTTGGCGTTGGGAAACTCGCCTTCTGCACCCCCGGCAATCAAAAACGCAGACAGCAATAATGAAAGTTATCTGCGGAATGCCTGGTCAGCCGATGCCCTAGCAGACCTCGATCTGGATGCGCCCGTGCTGCTAATTGGTACAGGACTAACGATGGTGGATATGGTTTTATCTCTGCACGATCGCCAACATCGGGGCAAAATTTATGCTATATCTCGACGAGGGTTATTTCCCCAAAAACATCAAGCAGCTAAACCTTATCCTAGCTTTTTGACCCCAGAGACTTCACCAAAAAGTGTGCGCGGGTGGTTGCATCGGCTACGTGCCGAGGTGGAAGTTGCAGCTGCCCAAGGCTATGACTGGCGATCGGTAATTGATTCTCTGCGTCCCATAACTCAGAAAATTTGGCAAAAACTACCGACCGAAGAACAGCAGCGCTTTTTGCGTCATCTAACACCTTATTGGGACGTGCATCGTCACCGCATTGCCCCCAAAGTGGCAGATGTTGTCACTGAAATGTTGGATTCTGGTCAACTTAACATTTCCGCCGGACGGATTCGGGAATATCAAGCTTTGCCGGATGGTGTGGCAGTGACTGTATGCCAGCGCAAAACCCATGCTAATACTGTCTTACACGTCCATCGAGTAGTGAATTGTACCGGGGTAGCAGCAGATTATCGCCGATCGCCTCACCCCCTAATTGCTGATTTGCGATCGCAAGGATTAATTCGCCCCAATGCTATCGGCTTAGGATTAGATGCAGATGCTCACGGTGCTTTATATACGGCAGACAGCAATGTTTCGACACTGCTGTATACCTTGGGAACTCCTCGCAAAGGCGACTTGTGGGAAACTATTGCTGTTCCAGAATTACGGGTACAGGCGCAGGAATTATCCCAAGCGTTATTGCAGTCGCTGCCAGTACGTGTGCGTCCGATTCCCACAATGCTGTTAAATAAGGAAACAGGCGATGGTGGCTCACAGATACCCCAGTCAAGCTTACTATTTCGGCAATTATTTGATCCTGAAACTAGTAGTTATACTTACCTGATTGCCGATCGACAGACAGGAGATGCTGTTCTAGTTGACCCTGTATTAGAGCAAGTTGACCGCGATTTGCAATCATTAGATGAACTAGGATTAAAGCTACGCTATTGTCTAGAAACTCATCTTCATGCCGATCACATCACAGGAGCAGGCAAACTTAGGCAACAAACAGGCTGTCAGGTGATCGTTCCCCAGAATCCTGCTGTCACGAAAGCCGATCGCTCGCTTGTCGGTGGCGAAATCATCGATGTGGGATCGGTAGCGATCGAAGCAATTTTCACACCAGGTCACAGTGCTAGTCACATAGCATATTTGGTGAACAAAACCCACTTATTAACTGGTGATGCCTTATTTATTCGTGGTTGTGGACGCACAGATTTTCAAGGTGGCGATCCTGGAACCCTATACGATGTGGTGACACAAAGCTTATTCACCTTGCCAGATGATACCTTGGTATATCCCGCCCATGATTACAAAGGACGCACAGTTTCCACCATTGGCGAAGAAAAGCGTTTTAATCCTAGATTTAGCGATTCCTACGGAGCGCTGCGCGAACGCAGCCGTAGTCAATTCATTACAATCATGAATAATCTCAAATTGAGTTATCCCCAAAAGATGAATGCAACAGTACCGGCTAATGAATACTGTGGTGATTTTATCCCCCAAGATAGCTTAAACCCGGCCATGAGTCTGGCTACAGATGAAGAAAAGAAACAAATAGAAATCACAGTCATGACTAATACGGAAATCTACAATGATTACTTTGCTATGTATATCTAG
- a CDS encoding bile acid:sodium symporter family protein, giving the protein MNEIIPILDKLAFLLFVVATMFGTGLKLTLQQIWGPLRNIRLVISSLVANFLIVPLFIYLLLQVVPVTEPVKAGFIIMALASGPPALPKLAQIVKGNLAFSTGLMMLLMFGTVFYLPIALPLVLQGVQVNSWDIAKPLILLMLTPLVIGLIIKAKSEDIALNFQAITFKISNFGLLLGLVVRLVVHFNEIIILLKTGVIFVCAIFIIFSFTVGYLLGGPGIDTQRVLGVGTAQRNFAALLIGTSNFDDPNVVSTIMVTSLLMMVSVLILGKNLTEVDQGQGAKVESVEIS; this is encoded by the coding sequence ATGAATGAAATTATCCCCATACTTGACAAACTCGCATTCTTGTTGTTTGTTGTTGCAACTATGTTTGGTACAGGGTTAAAGTTAACTTTACAGCAGATTTGGGGACCACTCCGCAATATCCGTTTAGTTATTTCATCACTGGTGGCAAATTTTTTAATTGTACCCCTTTTTATCTATTTGTTATTGCAAGTAGTACCTGTAACCGAACCTGTAAAAGCTGGTTTTATCATTATGGCGTTAGCATCAGGTCCTCCAGCTTTACCTAAACTGGCTCAAATAGTTAAGGGTAATTTAGCTTTTTCTACAGGGTTAATGATGTTGCTAATGTTTGGCACAGTATTTTATCTGCCGATTGCACTACCGTTAGTTTTGCAAGGTGTACAAGTCAATTCTTGGGATATTGCCAAACCTTTAATATTGTTGATGTTAACCCCGTTAGTAATTGGGTTAATTATTAAAGCAAAATCTGAAGACATAGCCCTCAATTTTCAAGCAATTACGTTCAAAATATCTAACTTTGGATTACTTTTAGGTTTAGTAGTAAGACTAGTAGTCCACTTTAACGAGATTATCATTTTATTAAAAACAGGTGTAATCTTTGTTTGTGCTATTTTTATTATCTTCTCTTTTACTGTGGGTTATTTATTGGGTGGGCCTGGTATTGATACTCAAAGAGTTTTAGGGGTAGGAACGGCTCAACGTAATTTTGCTGCTTTATTAATAGGTACGAGCAATTTTGACGATCCTAATGTGGTGAGTACCATTATGGTGACAAGTTTATTAATGATGGTTTCAGTTCTGATTTTGGGGAAAAATTTAACAGAAGTAGACCAAGGACAGGGTGCAAAAGTAGAGTCGGTAGAAATTTCGTGA